A single genomic interval of Fibrobacter sp. UWP2 harbors:
- a CDS encoding class II fructose-bisphosphate aldolase, translating to MAVSYKELGLVNTREMFAKAVKGGYAIPAFNFNTMEQMQAIVQAAVKQKSPVIMQVSKGARNYANGTILRYMAQGAVEYAKELGCANPQIVLHLDHGDSFELCKDCIDNGFSSVMIDGSALPYEDNIALTKKVVEYAHQHDVTVEAELGVLAGVEDEVQAEESHYTKPEEVIDFATRTGCDSLAISIGTSHGAYKFKPEQCTRDPKTGKLVPPPLAFDVLHAIEKKLPGFPIVLHGSSSVPQDEVDTINAHGGKLPDAVGIPEEQLREASKSAVCKINIDSDSRLAMTAAIRKYFDEHPEHFDPRQYLKPARENMQKMYEHKIVDVLGSNNKL from the coding sequence ATGGCAGTTTCTTACAAGGAACTCGGCCTGGTGAACACCAGGGAAATGTTTGCAAAGGCTGTTAAGGGTGGCTACGCCATCCCGGCTTTCAACTTCAACACCATGGAACAGATGCAGGCCATCGTGCAGGCTGCTGTGAAGCAGAAGTCTCCGGTGATCATGCAGGTCTCTAAGGGTGCCCGTAACTACGCTAACGGCACCATCCTCCGCTACATGGCCCAGGGTGCTGTTGAATACGCCAAGGAACTCGGCTGCGCCAATCCGCAGATCGTGCTCCACCTCGACCACGGTGACTCTTTCGAACTCTGCAAGGACTGCATCGACAACGGTTTCTCTTCCGTGATGATTGACGGTTCCGCTCTTCCGTACGAAGACAACATCGCCCTCACCAAGAAAGTTGTTGAATACGCTCACCAGCACGACGTGACCGTCGAAGCTGAACTCGGCGTGCTCGCCGGTGTGGAAGACGAAGTCCAGGCTGAAGAATCCCACTACACCAAGCCGGAAGAAGTGATCGACTTCGCTACCCGTACGGGCTGCGACTCCCTCGCTATCTCCATCGGTACCAGCCACGGTGCTTACAAGTTCAAGCCGGAACAGTGCACTCGCGACCCGAAGACTGGCAAGCTCGTTCCGCCTCCCCTGGCATTCGACGTGCTCCACGCCATCGAAAAGAAGCTCCCGGGCTTCCCGATCGTTCTCCACGGTTCTTCTTCTGTGCCGCAGGACGAAGTCGATACCATCAACGCCCACGGTGGCAAGCTCCCGGATGCCGTCGGTATTCCGGAAGAACAGCTCCGCGAAGCTTCCAAGTCCGCTGTCTGCAAGATCAACATCGACTCTGACAGCCGTCTCGCTATGACTGCCGCTATCCGTAAGTATTTCGACGAACATCCGGAACACTTCGACCCGCGCCAGTACCTCAAGCCGGCTCGTGAAAACATGCAGAAGATGTACGAACACAAGATCGTTGACGTTCTTGGTTCCAACAACAAGCTCTAA
- a CDS encoding zinc ribbon domain-containing protein, with amino-acid sequence MYCPHCHSELKDDATFCPHCGSDADTGWKEGAEFTDLETPDYDEMLENEFGVDGTGKKGKTNLLAAIAAIIVALAFIAAFVF; translated from the coding sequence ATGTACTGCCCTCACTGCCATTCCGAACTGAAAGATGACGCCACGTTCTGCCCGCATTGCGGGAGCGACGCCGACACCGGCTGGAAGGAAGGCGCAGAATTTACCGACCTCGAAACGCCGGATTACGACGAAATGTTGGAGAACGAGTTCGGTGTTGACGGCACTGGGAAAAAAGGTAAAACAAACCTGCTGGCAGCTATCGCCGCGATTATCGTAGCCCTGGCATTCATAGCCGCGTTTGTATTCTAG
- a CDS encoding response regulator, producing the protein MTFNPATAKRRQLRWRISLVYTVPTLVATVFLVLVFFFYLRESLINNAYSGTEVALKKSVDECESFLLEREDTFQKYAKKIQSMNKQNAKLSMVKYKQAHELVDVYYGYSAENEFFSARGEVLDPSHPIVGNYSWYLEASRNKGLAITGPTIKKSLKKQVVSISYPIFAKNGQIKGVLGEDIDLMKVRQAMGEVAKSEGGITLLIESSSDNIFTFYPYETSLGKMDLDSLTGLHSMIYDDYSVDSLMYGKVLRFEKSNNHRQSFVFMVTPMKKSPFYAVHIMQQNKVVSKFRDDLSKIMLLVILAVVLLMLVSSMIAHFLYKWFIDKDLNESVSSSTLFDTMLGSPIYTLILTDENFDILHASANVCDFMNDGEDIKGNILWNYIPSDQFKKFAHRMAMGGDLHPSERKTRVMVRNSHGEEAWWGISFQLLVEDNGSIRYLFTINDETSGIQKDTILDTIMLSADTSLLIIFDRSLHIKYMSKQLADIFNKEWREIIGSSLNDLTSCGLPENVTKALSETFEKRETWKESFMLTNQEEHTEVWFRGDAVTLKVQDSVVGYMFSMTDISEVVAAREIAEKATQAKSEFLANMSHEIRTPMNAIICMAHLALETDLNERQRSFVERIGHAAKSLLGIINNILDFSKIEAKKQELEVTQFSLQDTINEVAALAEVRIAGKNIELIVDVDPDIPELLMGDPLRLSQIFTNLVNNATKFTEKGDITLRVEMEQLTEKNVRLAFSVKDTGIGMTPEQLGRLFNAFTQADGSTTRKYGGTGLGLVISKSLVELMGGQMQVESTSGEGSRFFFTITLPIAPQAGQPKWKSVTSFAGKNVLLVDECANLRTVLRHQLTKLQCVVEEACSAAEAFDLIQSHEEAGEAPFDVFMVDYKMGLETGFDFARGIPLSMHYVPKILMHPLHFEEREMNEARDLGYNSFVAKPLQISSILSGLQEALGEPLTYQKAVKKEKRKIYFKPAKVLLVEDNQMNQELAVSLLDSVGLTTMVANNGQEALDMLDANAYNLILMDLQMPVMDGLTATKTIRERKDPYFKKVPIIAMSARAFQKDKEECYDAGMNAYVVKPIDPTLLYEELAHYLPVAAEGPEIQSRTVVSATTTPATEDDTEFLGHFSKVRNFDAANGLYHSNNNKTLYLKILQGFVRDYGGNGFELRKLVETMKFEEATRITHTIKGLCGTIGSAHVQSLGAAVEATLSQKKQNFPEFNEFESALHDLVEDLSISLSDMVSEQASTGTKTKDPKGKEKLRTAMKELHAAVDSCSATQCKRILEPFDNLEFDASIEAKLRKLNEQVDDYEFTEAEVTIQEIEKALG; encoded by the coding sequence CAAAAAAAATACAATCCATGAACAAGCAAAACGCGAAGCTCAGCATGGTGAAGTACAAGCAGGCGCACGAGCTGGTCGATGTTTATTACGGCTATTCCGCCGAAAACGAGTTCTTTAGTGCCCGTGGCGAGGTGCTGGACCCGTCGCACCCGATTGTGGGCAACTACAGTTGGTACCTGGAAGCCTCCCGTAACAAGGGGCTTGCCATTACGGGACCGACTATCAAGAAGAGCCTCAAAAAACAGGTGGTGTCGATCTCGTACCCGATTTTTGCGAAGAACGGACAAATCAAGGGTGTGCTCGGCGAAGACATTGACCTCATGAAGGTGCGCCAGGCGATGGGTGAGGTGGCAAAGAGCGAGGGCGGCATCACCCTCCTTATCGAGAGCAGCTCCGACAATATTTTCACCTTCTACCCTTACGAAACCAGCTTGGGCAAAATGGATTTGGATAGCCTTACCGGCCTCCATTCCATGATTTACGACGACTACAGCGTGGACTCGTTGATGTACGGCAAGGTACTTCGCTTTGAAAAATCGAACAACCACCGCCAAAGCTTTGTGTTCATGGTGACGCCCATGAAAAAGTCGCCGTTCTATGCAGTACACATCATGCAGCAGAACAAGGTGGTTTCCAAGTTCAGGGACGACCTTTCCAAGATCATGCTCCTTGTGATTTTGGCGGTGGTGCTGTTGATGCTGGTATCGTCCATGATAGCGCATTTTCTGTACAAGTGGTTCATTGACAAGGACTTGAACGAGAGCGTGAGTTCCAGCACTTTGTTCGATACCATGCTGGGAAGCCCCATCTATACGTTGATACTGACCGACGAGAATTTCGACATTTTGCACGCAAGCGCGAACGTTTGCGATTTTATGAACGACGGGGAAGACATCAAAGGGAATATCCTTTGGAACTACATTCCCTCAGACCAGTTCAAAAAATTTGCGCACCGTATGGCGATGGGCGGCGACTTGCACCCCAGCGAACGCAAGACCAGGGTGATGGTCCGCAACAGCCACGGTGAAGAAGCGTGGTGGGGCATCTCTTTCCAGCTTTTGGTCGAGGACAACGGAAGCATCCGCTACCTCTTTACCATTAACGACGAGACGAGCGGCATTCAGAAGGATACCATCCTCGACACCATCATGCTCTCTGCCGATACGTCGCTCCTCATTATCTTTGATCGCTCGCTCCATATCAAGTACATGTCCAAGCAGCTTGCCGACATTTTCAACAAGGAATGGCGCGAAATCATAGGTTCCAGCCTGAACGACCTGACTTCTTGTGGGCTGCCCGAAAACGTGACCAAGGCGCTCTCCGAGACATTTGAAAAACGCGAGACCTGGAAGGAGAGCTTTATGCTCACGAATCAGGAGGAACACACCGAGGTGTGGTTCCGCGGCGATGCCGTGACCCTAAAGGTGCAGGATTCCGTGGTGGGTTACATGTTCTCGATGACCGATATTAGCGAGGTTGTGGCCGCACGCGAGATTGCCGAGAAGGCGACGCAGGCAAAGAGCGAGTTCCTCGCCAACATGAGTCACGAAATCCGTACGCCTATGAATGCCATTATCTGCATGGCGCACCTAGCCTTAGAAACAGACTTGAACGAACGCCAGCGCAGTTTTGTTGAGCGCATTGGACATGCAGCGAAGTCGTTGCTTGGCATTATCAACAACATTCTGGACTTTTCGAAGATCGAGGCCAAAAAGCAGGAACTCGAGGTCACGCAGTTCTCGCTGCAGGATACCATCAACGAGGTGGCGGCCCTTGCCGAAGTGCGCATTGCGGGTAAGAACATCGAGCTCATTGTGGACGTGGATCCCGACATCCCCGAACTTTTGATGGGTGACCCGCTAAGGCTCTCGCAAATCTTTACGAACTTGGTGAACAACGCGACAAAGTTCACCGAGAAGGGCGACATCACCCTGCGTGTAGAAATGGAGCAGTTGACCGAGAAGAACGTGCGCCTAGCCTTTAGCGTGAAGGATACCGGTATTGGCATGACTCCTGAACAGCTGGGAAGGCTCTTCAATGCGTTTACGCAGGCGGACGGTTCGACCACGCGCAAGTATGGCGGCACGGGCCTAGGCCTTGTGATTTCCAAGTCCCTTGTAGAACTGATGGGTGGCCAGATGCAGGTCGAAAGCACATCCGGTGAGGGCTCGCGATTCTTCTTTACCATCACGCTCCCCATTGCTCCGCAGGCGGGGCAACCCAAGTGGAAATCTGTCACCTCGTTTGCAGGGAAGAACGTGCTGCTTGTGGACGAGTGTGCCAATTTACGTACGGTTTTGCGCCACCAGTTGACCAAGCTCCAGTGCGTTGTAGAGGAGGCTTGCTCCGCCGCCGAAGCGTTCGACCTGATCCAGTCCCACGAGGAGGCGGGCGAGGCGCCGTTCGACGTGTTCATGGTCGATTACAAGATGGGGCTAGAGACGGGCTTTGACTTTGCCCGCGGCATTCCGCTCTCCATGCATTACGTGCCCAAGATCTTGATGCACCCGCTGCATTTTGAGGAACGCGAGATGAATGAGGCAAGGGACCTTGGCTATAACAGTTTTGTTGCCAAGCCGCTCCAGATTAGTTCCATTTTGAGCGGACTTCAAGAAGCCCTTGGCGAACCGCTGACTTACCAGAAGGCGGTTAAAAAGGAAAAACGAAAGATTTACTTTAAGCCGGCGAAGGTCCTTTTGGTGGAAGACAACCAAATGAACCAGGAACTTGCCGTGTCGCTCCTCGACAGTGTGGGCCTCACGACGATGGTCGCCAACAACGGTCAGGAGGCGCTCGACATGCTCGACGCCAACGCCTACAACTTGATTCTCATGGATTTGCAGATGCCGGTGATGGACGGTCTCACCGCCACCAAGACGATTCGCGAGCGCAAGGACCCCTATTTCAAAAAGGTGCCGATTATCGCAATGAGCGCCCGCGCCTTCCAAAAAGACAAAGAAGAGTGCTACGATGCGGGAATGAACGCCTATGTGGTCAAGCCCATTGACCCGACTCTCCTTTACGAGGAACTCGCGCATTACTTGCCCGTGGCCGCCGAAGGCCCCGAGATCCAGTCCCGTACAGTGGTCTCGGCAACGACAACGCCCGCGACAGAGGACGACACGGAATTTTTGGGACATTTCTCAAAGGTCCGCAATTTTGATGCGGCGAACGGACTGTACCATTCAAACAACAATAAGACTCTTTACCTCAAGATTTTGCAAGGTTTTGTGCGCGATTACGGTGGAAACGGCTTTGAACTCCGCAAGCTTGTGGAGACCATGAAGTTCGAGGAGGCGACGCGCATAACGCATACCATCAAGGGCTTGTGCGGGACCATTGGTTCGGCGCATGTGCAGTCGCTTGGAGCCGCTGTCGAGGCGACGCTCTCTCAAAAGAAGCAGAACTTCCCGGAATTCAACGAGTTTGAGTCGGCGCTTCACGACCTTGTCGAGGACCTTTCGATTTCGCTTTCCGATATGGTTTCTGAGCAGGCTTCTACAGGAACCAAGACTAAGGACCCGAAGGGCAAAGAAAAACTGCGTACCGCCATGAAGGAATTGCATGCGGCGGTGGATTCCTGCTCGGCTACGCAATGCAAGCGCATTTTGGAACCGTTCGACAATTTGGAGTTTGACGCATCTATCGAGGCGAAACTGCGCAAACTCAACGAACAGGTGGACGATTACGAGTTCACCGAGGCCGAGGTGACCATCCAAGAAATAGAAAAGGCGTTGGGATAG
- a CDS encoding RICIN domain-containing protein, which yields MFFKRSVLALSAIALAAVFSHAEVTYTLHKSANPTADEQDAYKRITTVMDSAVKLYNTYSNLSKFINVYYAPGVPTAEASSNGDLRFGENRSYMVVPTAMHEMGHTMGIGTTSEYAATCVDGVFRDDKVQAKLREMDGPNAELHCDRQHIWPYGLNQASEAKSEQDLINHVILVETIYQQLFKVAFFKEGRIKSLGETKKCMGITSSNALELMDCSDTATFVKIFSVGDNPVTYYIQLGSRVVDIPNESTAAGIVASTYGYNGGAHQRYTFDDAGINTPNAFLLKNYKSGLYLQAVGTQVQQNRKVDRDESFIWKLEEAGTKPDTSSAGDTSKTDTSTTRITRALDREPALDAPKRTFDLKGRSVRGQTLGRNRETYTVIFQK from the coding sequence ATGTTTTTTAAAAGAAGCGTTTTAGCGCTGTCTGCCATTGCCCTTGCGGCAGTTTTTTCGCATGCCGAGGTCACCTACACGCTCCACAAGTCCGCGAACCCTACTGCCGACGAGCAGGATGCCTACAAGCGCATTACGACCGTGATGGATTCGGCGGTCAAGCTCTACAACACCTACTCGAACCTCTCTAAGTTTATCAACGTCTATTACGCACCGGGCGTGCCCACAGCCGAGGCCAGCAGCAACGGAGATTTGCGCTTTGGCGAGAACCGCAGCTACATGGTAGTGCCCACGGCCATGCACGAGATGGGCCACACGATGGGTATCGGGACAACGTCGGAGTACGCGGCAACGTGCGTGGACGGGGTGTTCAGGGACGACAAGGTCCAGGCGAAACTACGTGAAATGGATGGCCCGAATGCGGAACTCCATTGCGACCGTCAGCATATCTGGCCGTATGGCCTGAACCAGGCGAGCGAGGCAAAGTCCGAGCAGGACCTGATAAACCACGTGATTCTCGTGGAGACTATTTACCAGCAGCTGTTCAAGGTGGCGTTCTTCAAGGAGGGGAGGATCAAGTCCCTCGGCGAAACAAAGAAATGCATGGGAATTACATCTAGCAATGCGCTCGAACTCATGGATTGTAGCGACACGGCGACCTTCGTGAAGATTTTCTCGGTGGGCGACAACCCCGTTACATACTACATTCAGCTTGGGAGCCGCGTCGTGGATATCCCGAACGAATCTACGGCGGCAGGCATTGTCGCCTCGACCTACGGCTATAACGGCGGGGCTCACCAGCGTTATACCTTCGACGATGCCGGAATCAATACGCCGAATGCCTTCTTGCTCAAGAACTACAAGAGCGGGCTCTACCTGCAGGCAGTAGGCACGCAGGTACAGCAGAACCGCAAGGTGGACCGCGACGAATCCTTCATCTGGAAACTCGAGGAGGCAGGCACGAAGCCCGATACATCTTCTGCGGGCGATACGAGCAAAACCGACACTTCGACCACTCGTATCACACGTGCTCTGGACCGTGAGCCTGCCTTGGATGCCCCGAAACGCACGTTCGACCTGAAGGGGAGGAGCGTCCGCGGACAAACGCTTGGCAGGAACCGCGAAACGTACACGGTCATATTCCAGAAATAG